Proteins from a genomic interval of Alteromonas macleodii ATCC 27126:
- the recD gene encoding exodeoxyribonuclease V subunit alpha codes for MKSNQHSVPSFFDNLFGIEAIDKFVAKEFGFIDELEQEEQFIWAGILAYLSYMQRNGHSCIYLKDIAGTTLFKEVVAEQEAVLAAETNVHSNNGAVGASKSPVEQTEQEKAPKAGVDVPQLTPLLRIVKSALSNEQVAQLFVYSNGKLYSRRYYEFEQEVARNVVKRAALTPLSDEASEKVKQLWPAIFPTETTDRQDWQQIAVAKSLMQRFCVINGGPGTGKTYTVLRLLLALQACDENLKIVLAAPTGKAQQRMTESIMNSIDGLRGKLDDAVLNNVPTDAVTLHRLLGLREHGVSTKFNQHNQLAADVLIVDEASMVDLALMTRIVRALPDHARLYFIGDADQLPAVELGNVLEQLVSTEAASFDENANVPNGTNSLNSNDNAFSLGGVPSLMRQHIATLCPHLPLLPVDEQAKSYVATLQAPQRFKGQVAKVATAIQRGDASGALAAITDKASDNDETAGLNSNIDSTLVSKTASRLQSGVHLWPEHQVSGRDLHQLAKESFLPIFDAGSAEEALNRLNVVRWLTPVRKGGMGVEGLNNLVFDAIKHKIRKREGHFYQGQPIMIVKNHHPQRLSNGEVGVIWPDSKGKLYAWFYQDSQASGQNGSSQKASANAGDSADKTLAQKQALRSISLSRVPQFETVYAMTIHKSQGSEFNQVVLILPKPDSEKAANLFHRGLVYTGLTRAKDGCLIISDTATFSHMVQRVDKRYSGMSEAISLHLESTSNATPEIE; via the coding sequence ATGAAAAGCAATCAACACTCTGTACCGTCATTTTTTGATAACTTGTTTGGCATCGAGGCGATCGACAAATTTGTCGCAAAAGAATTTGGCTTTATTGATGAACTGGAGCAAGAAGAACAGTTTATTTGGGCTGGGATCTTAGCATACTTGTCGTATATGCAGCGCAATGGCCACAGCTGTATCTATCTAAAAGACATAGCGGGTACGACGCTTTTTAAAGAGGTAGTAGCAGAACAAGAAGCAGTCTTGGCGGCCGAAACAAATGTGCATAGCAATAACGGAGCGGTTGGGGCATCTAAGTCGCCGGTAGAACAAACCGAGCAGGAAAAAGCGCCCAAAGCAGGTGTTGACGTGCCACAACTAACGCCGTTACTTAGAATTGTAAAAAGCGCGCTGAGTAACGAGCAGGTGGCTCAACTGTTTGTCTATAGCAACGGCAAGCTGTACAGCCGTCGCTACTATGAATTTGAACAAGAAGTAGCACGAAATGTTGTAAAACGAGCGGCGCTTACGCCCTTAAGTGATGAAGCTAGCGAAAAAGTAAAGCAACTTTGGCCAGCAATCTTTCCTACCGAAACAACCGACCGGCAAGATTGGCAGCAAATAGCAGTGGCGAAAAGCCTAATGCAGCGCTTTTGCGTTATAAACGGTGGGCCAGGAACAGGTAAAACCTATACTGTATTGCGCTTATTACTGGCGCTACAGGCTTGCGATGAAAACTTAAAAATTGTGCTGGCAGCGCCTACAGGTAAAGCGCAACAGCGTATGACGGAGTCTATCATGAACAGCATAGACGGACTTCGCGGCAAGTTGGACGACGCAGTACTTAACAACGTGCCTACCGATGCTGTGACGCTACATAGATTACTAGGATTGCGCGAGCACGGTGTATCGACTAAGTTCAATCAGCACAATCAATTGGCAGCAGATGTACTCATTGTCGATGAAGCAAGTATGGTCGACTTAGCGCTAATGACGCGCATCGTACGAGCGTTACCAGACCATGCGCGACTCTATTTTATCGGTGATGCCGATCAGCTTCCAGCAGTTGAGCTTGGCAACGTGTTAGAGCAGCTAGTTAGTACCGAGGCAGCAAGTTTTGACGAAAATGCGAATGTGCCAAATGGTACAAATAGCTTAAACAGCAATGACAACGCGTTTTCTTTAGGTGGCGTGCCATCGTTAATGCGTCAGCACATCGCTACGCTGTGCCCGCATTTGCCTCTGTTACCTGTTGATGAGCAGGCAAAAAGCTATGTAGCAACTCTGCAAGCACCGCAGCGCTTCAAAGGGCAGGTGGCAAAAGTTGCAACGGCCATACAGCGAGGTGATGCAAGCGGTGCACTTGCCGCTATTACCGACAAGGCTAGTGACAATGATGAAACTGCTGGCCTCAACTCAAATATCGATTCAACTCTTGTTTCAAAGACTGCATCACGCCTACAATCTGGCGTTCACCTATGGCCAGAGCACCAGGTTAGCGGCCGTGATTTACACCAGTTGGCCAAAGAAAGCTTCCTGCCTATTTTTGATGCTGGCAGTGCCGAAGAGGCGCTTAATCGTCTGAATGTGGTTAGGTGGCTAACCCCGGTCCGCAAGGGCGGAATGGGCGTAGAAGGCCTGAATAATTTGGTGTTCGATGCTATCAAGCACAAAATCAGAAAGCGGGAAGGCCATTTCTATCAAGGTCAGCCCATTATGATTGTAAAGAATCATCATCCTCAACGACTATCAAACGGTGAGGTTGGTGTAATCTGGCCTGACAGCAAAGGAAAGCTATATGCGTGGTTTTACCAGGATAGCCAAGCTTCGGGTCAAAACGGTTCAAGTCAGAAAGCTTCGGCAAATGCGGGAGACAGTGCTGACAAGACGCTAGCGCAAAAACAAGCGTTGCGCAGCATATCGCTATCAAGAGTACCGCAGTTTGAAACTGTGTATGCCATGACCATACATAAATCTCAGGGCTCTGAGTTTAACCAAGTTGTGCTTATTCTACCTAAGCCTGATAGCGAAAAAGCCGCCAATTTATTTCATCGAGGCCTAGTATACACAGGGTTAACCCGTGCTAAAGACGGCTGCTTAATCATCTCTGACACCGCTACATTTAGCCACATGGTTCAGCGGGTGGATAAGCGTTATTCCGGGATGTCTGAAGCGATTAGCCTGCACCTAGAGAGCACATCAAACGCCACCCCAGAGATTGAATAG
- a CDS encoding DUF2945 domain-containing protein: protein MKHYAVNTEVEWEWGNGSATGNIREKFTNDVERTIKGSSVKREASDSDPAYLIEQDDGSKVLKSHSEITKSS from the coding sequence ATGAAACATTATGCGGTAAACACAGAAGTAGAATGGGAATGGGGAAACGGTAGTGCAACGGGAAATATCAGAGAAAAATTTACCAATGATGTAGAGCGCACGATTAAGGGTTCGTCGGTAAAACGAGAGGCAAGCGACAGCGATCCAGCCTATCTCATTGAACAGGACGACGGCAGTAAAGTGCTTAAATCTCACAGCGAAATTACGAAGTCGTCTTAA
- a CDS encoding VOC family protein → MELNQVTLPVTNMVEAVEFYLTLGFTQIVDTPHYARFTCPEGSSTFSLSLESESAQNHSVIYFEHEALDELYTSLVEKGIRFEQPPTQQRYLWKEAILSDPSGNKIKLYWAGENRVNPPWKVEIKQ, encoded by the coding sequence ATGGAATTGAACCAAGTTACGTTACCCGTTACCAATATGGTCGAAGCGGTGGAGTTTTACCTTACACTTGGGTTCACTCAAATTGTAGATACACCGCACTATGCCAGATTCACGTGTCCTGAAGGCTCGTCTACTTTTTCGCTCTCTTTAGAAAGCGAAAGTGCTCAAAATCACAGTGTGATCTACTTCGAACACGAGGCGCTAGATGAGCTGTATACCTCTCTTGTGGAAAAAGGTATTCGTTTTGAGCAGCCGCCAACGCAGCAGCGCTACCTTTGGAAAGAGGCCATTTTAAGCGATCCATCTGGCAACAAAATAAAGCTGTACTGGGCAGGAGAGAATAGAGTGAACCCGCCTTGGAAAGTGGAAATAAAGCAGTAG
- a CDS encoding nuclear transport factor 2 family protein, translating to MEWVEVFIQYLRAYEQKDLDSVSDMFADDIALRDWKISVKGKRLAVDETRKNFENADSIEIDVLSTMANENMVCGELKIVVDKSETLFVVDVLKFNENGKITAIHAYLGRDD from the coding sequence ATGGAGTGGGTCGAAGTCTTTATTCAATACTTAAGAGCCTATGAACAAAAGGACCTAGACAGTGTTTCCGATATGTTTGCGGATGACATTGCATTAAGGGACTGGAAAATTTCTGTAAAAGGTAAACGGTTAGCCGTTGATGAAACACGTAAGAACTTTGAGAACGCTGATTCGATAGAAATAGATGTGCTGTCTACTATGGCAAACGAGAACATGGTGTGTGGTGAGCTTAAAATTGTAGTGGATAAGTCTGAAACACTGTTTGTTGTTGATGTCTTGAAATTTAATGAAAACGGCAAAATCACCGCTATTCACGCCTATCTAGGACGCGACGATTAA
- a CDS encoding LysE family translocator, giving the protein METSLLIALATFAFISTVTPGPNNMMLLASGAQYGYKRSLPHMLGIVIGVAGLMISTLLGIGALFNIFPVLYSVLKVLGVAYLLWLAFKIATGPVDEPVGLVENKIKSTKRQGPLKWWEGALFQLINPKAWMMALASVGTFSLPGEHYIQSGIAIVTAFAVIGFPSISLWAAVGAKIRVWLSSPTRRRQFNLTMGAATAATLFLIV; this is encoded by the coding sequence ATGGAAACATCTTTACTCATCGCGCTTGCGACATTCGCGTTCATCAGTACGGTAACGCCTGGCCCGAATAATATGATGCTATTGGCTTCTGGAGCACAATACGGTTATAAACGTTCGCTGCCGCACATGCTGGGTATTGTAATTGGTGTCGCAGGTCTAATGATAAGCACACTGCTGGGCATTGGTGCGCTGTTCAACATATTTCCCGTACTGTACAGTGTGCTAAAAGTACTTGGCGTGGCATACCTGTTATGGTTAGCATTTAAAATTGCCACTGGCCCCGTAGATGAGCCAGTAGGCCTAGTAGAAAACAAAATTAAATCGACCAAACGCCAAGGGCCGCTCAAGTGGTGGGAAGGGGCATTATTTCAGTTAATTAACCCTAAAGCATGGATGATGGCGTTAGCTAGCGTAGGCACGTTTTCACTGCCTGGCGAGCACTACATTCAATCTGGTATTGCGATTGTTACCGCTTTTGCCGTGATTGGTTTTCCAAGCATCTCGCTTTGGGCAGCGGTAGGCGCAAAAATACGCGTGTGGTTGAGTTCGCCAACTCGAAGACGGCAGTTTAATCTTACAATGGGCGCGGCCACAGCAGCCACGTTATTTTTGATAGTGTAA
- a CDS encoding PLP-dependent aminotransferase family protein: MTLYETLANELKAQIERGVFEVGNKLPSVRQLSTEHKVSIATVQEAYRVLEAQQLVEAKPKSGYFVARSILIDNTPSMTKPPQRPMDVSQWEGVLDTLLNTFNKDHDAKTLCQFQHAMPNMTAKTLKPLIKRLHELTKHRALDGMIYGDVKGDETLRKQLSRLAAASGCVLQSDEFIVTSGCQEALSVCLRAVASAGDVIAVESPGFYGAMQAIKGAELKALEIPTDSETGLSLKALKLALDQWPIKAILVAPTVNNPQGFVMPEAKKKALYELAREYDVAIIEDDIYGDIAYAYPRPKTIKSFDKDGRVLLCSSFSKTLAPGFRVGWIAPGSYRNKVLHVKYVSSSMCPTLPQLAIASFIEQGGYDKHIRAMRHHYLSARDALRSDIKRYFPADTCISYPQGGYVLWVELNSRYDSVKLADEAKQKGIYVAPGQLFSATGKYRHCLRFNFIDSTQAARTEAIQRLGEMLVAQEA; encoded by the coding sequence ATGACGCTTTACGAAACATTAGCCAATGAACTTAAAGCCCAAATCGAGCGTGGTGTTTTTGAGGTGGGGAACAAGTTACCTTCGGTTAGGCAGCTGTCAACGGAGCATAAAGTAAGTATAGCTACCGTGCAGGAAGCATATCGAGTGTTAGAAGCGCAGCAACTGGTAGAGGCAAAACCTAAATCAGGTTATTTTGTCGCCCGTAGTATCTTAATAGATAACACCCCTAGCATGACGAAGCCTCCGCAACGCCCTATGGATGTGTCTCAATGGGAAGGTGTGCTAGACACTTTGCTGAATACCTTCAATAAAGATCATGACGCTAAAACCCTGTGCCAGTTTCAGCATGCCATGCCCAACATGACTGCCAAAACCCTTAAACCGCTTATAAAACGCCTGCATGAACTCACCAAACATCGAGCCTTGGACGGCATGATATACGGTGACGTAAAAGGTGATGAAACTCTGCGAAAACAGCTAAGCCGATTGGCCGCAGCATCTGGCTGTGTGTTGCAAAGCGACGAATTCATTGTAACTTCTGGCTGCCAGGAAGCCTTATCTGTGTGCCTTCGCGCAGTGGCGAGCGCCGGCGATGTGATAGCGGTAGAATCCCCCGGATTCTACGGTGCTATGCAAGCTATAAAAGGCGCTGAATTAAAAGCGTTAGAGATCCCCACCGACTCTGAAACAGGACTGAGTTTAAAGGCATTAAAGCTAGCGCTTGACCAATGGCCGATCAAGGCCATTTTAGTCGCCCCAACGGTAAATAACCCTCAAGGATTTGTTATGCCTGAGGCGAAAAAGAAAGCGTTATATGAATTGGCCAGAGAGTACGACGTAGCCATTATAGAGGACGACATTTACGGCGATATTGCCTACGCCTACCCTCGTCCAAAAACCATTAAATCGTTCGATAAAGATGGGCGCGTTTTACTGTGCTCCTCGTTTTCAAAAACGCTAGCGCCTGGTTTTCGCGTGGGTTGGATAGCGCCGGGAAGCTATAGAAATAAAGTGCTCCACGTTAAATATGTCAGTAGCTCTATGTGCCCTACTCTACCCCAATTAGCTATAGCCAGTTTCATTGAGCAAGGCGGTTATGACAAACATATTCGGGCTATGCGTCACCATTACCTAAGTGCACGAGACGCACTACGTTCAGACATTAAGCGTTACTTTCCCGCCGACACCTGTATTAGCTACCCTCAAGGGGGCTATGTGCTTTGGGTAGAGCTAAACAGCCGTTATGACTCCGTGAAGCTGGCTGACGAAGCCAAGCAAAAAGGAATTTATGTCGCGCCAGGGCAACTATTTTCGGCAACAGGTAAGTATCGACATTGCCTGCGTTTTAATTTCATTGATAGTACGCAGGCTGCACGCACCGAAGCTATTCAGCGTCTTGGTGAGATGCTTGTTGCACAAGAAGCCTAA
- a CDS encoding DNA-3-methyladenine glycosylase, whose translation MQRSFFTDSGVVNIAKSLIGNYLFSNIDGVLTGGTITETEAYRGHQDLAMEKHLLRRPSSISTLKKQGGVAYIYTIYGSHSMLNIVTNDADHTDSVLIRKIKPTEGVDKMRERRGVNTSLRNLCDGPAKLTQALAITPALNGEPVLNNTLIWIEKSNYTIVSDHITSSPRIGIDYAKDEHTGKQGPRDDTTLPWRFTLK comes from the coding sequence ATGCAGCGTTCTTTTTTCACTGATAGCGGTGTCGTCAATATAGCGAAGTCGCTCATTGGTAACTACCTGTTTAGTAATATCGACGGCGTACTAACCGGGGGAACGATAACAGAAACGGAAGCCTACCGTGGTCATCAGGATCTTGCCATGGAAAAACACCTGTTGCGGCGCCCTTCTTCGATATCAACACTTAAAAAGCAAGGCGGCGTTGCTTACATCTACACCATTTATGGTTCTCACAGTATGTTGAATATTGTTACCAATGACGCTGACCACACCGATTCTGTTCTGATCCGAAAAATTAAGCCTACAGAAGGTGTCGACAAAATGCGTGAACGTCGCGGCGTGAACACATCATTGCGTAATCTATGTGACGGTCCAGCTAAGCTGACACAAGCTCTTGCGATAACGCCTGCGCTTAACGGTGAGCCTGTGTTAAACAATACATTGATTTGGATTGAGAAAAGTAACTACACCATTGTCAGTGATCACATTACTAGTTCGCCTCGCATTGGCATAGACTACGCAAAAGACGAGCATACTGGTAAGCAAGGTCCACGGGATGACACAACCTTGCCTTGGCGGTTCACGCTAAAGTAG